One stretch of Flavobacterium sp. 9 DNA includes these proteins:
- a CDS encoding M15 family metallopeptidase, whose protein sequence is MDQATGLRISKLHPSVRQEMTAIINECNEALTGRSQVRISEGLRTFEEQDALYKKRPKVTNARGGQSIHNYGFAVDIVLIIDGKTASWDTHADWDNDKISDWDECVKVFAKYGWNWGGNWTTFKDMPHFDKIGFSNWRILQNKKRDKNNYIII, encoded by the coding sequence ATGGATCAAGCAACCGGATTAAGAATTTCAAAATTGCATCCTAGTGTGCGCCAAGAAATGACCGCTATTATAAATGAATGTAATGAGGCTTTAACTGGACGTTCACAGGTCAGAATATCAGAAGGTTTAAGAACTTTTGAAGAGCAGGATGCCTTATATAAAAAACGTCCAAAAGTTACTAATGCCCGAGGTGGCCAGTCAATTCACAATTACGGGTTTGCTGTGGATATCGTTTTGATTATCGATGGCAAAACGGCTAGTTGGGACACTCATGCTGATTGGGACAACGACAAAATATCTGATTGGGATGAATGTGTTAAAGTGTTTGCTAAATATGGTTGGAATTGGGGAGGTAATTGGACGACGTTTAAGGACATGCCACATTTCGACAAAATTGGATTTAGCAATTGGCGAATTCTTCAGAATAAAAAAAGGGACAAGAACAACTATATAATTATTTAA
- a CDS encoding phage holin family protein — MILKYTPDGSLLIGLFILFVLDFVFGVTKATLTKTTRTSEGFRKTFTKFIQYGGSIIIGMVLLNIKSVSDSKFGDQYSNLFGDSMICIMIYIEVVSILENMEVIGNNNDFVKYFIRPIRRLITFQIKNLFSDSGNIITK, encoded by the coding sequence ATGATTTTAAAATATACCCCAGATGGAAGTTTGTTGATAGGATTATTTATACTTTTTGTTTTGGATTTTGTCTTTGGTGTGACAAAAGCAACATTGACTAAAACTACGAGAACCTCGGAAGGATTTCGTAAAACATTTACAAAATTCATACAATATGGTGGTTCGATTATTATTGGAATGGTTCTGCTGAATATTAAAAGCGTTAGCGATAGCAAATTTGGGGATCAATATTCCAATTTATTTGGTGATTCGATGATTTGTATAATGATTTATATTGAAGTTGTTTCCATTTTAGAAAACATGGAAGTTATCGGTAATAATAATGATTTTGTGAAATACTTTATCAGACCAATTCGGCGATTAATAACTTTTCAAATAAAGAATCTCTTTTCAGATTCGGGTAATATAATAACTAAATAA